Genomic segment of Panthera uncia isolate 11264 unplaced genomic scaffold, Puncia_PCG_1.0 HiC_scaffold_680, whole genome shotgun sequence:
tgtgtgtgtgtgtgtgtgtgtgtgtgtgtgtgtgtgtgtgtgtgtgtctaggagAAGTAGGAGTGTGGAGACTGTGTGTGAATATTGCCCAGAAATTCAGGGTTCTAAAGGCTCACTTTTTTCAGAAAGCATTTACTGGGGAGTTCTGAGTTCTAGGTACCCTAACCCCACCCCTGTTCCCTACGGCCTGGGCTTTGTGGAACCCCACCcgtaattccatttttttttttaatgtttatttattttggagagagagacagagcaggatcaggggagggacagagagagaggcagacacagaatccgacgcagagcccgacgtggggcttgaacccacaaaccgtggggtctgagctacccaggcgccccatgcccaCCCCTAATCCCAACAGACGGCGgccagcccctgcctctggcccACCTGTTCCTGGTCGCAGCTCTACGGTGCAATAGCCCTCAATCCACTGATAGCAGGGGAACTGGGTGCAGGTGCCATCGGGGGCCTTGACGCAAATAAAGCTGCAGTACCAAGAATCCTTGGGGAAGAAGGCATAGCGTTCCTTGTACAGACGCAGCAGCAAGAGCTCCCCCAGCTCGGCTGGGCAGCGCACTTTGTATTTCTGCacctgcagggggtgggggggaccaaAAAGCAAGCAGGTGAGAGGCCAGGaaccttggggggggggcatccttCCACCTTCCAAGGGGCATCTACGCCCCCACCTGTCCTGGCATATAATTAAGCCACGCAGTGCCTTTGTACGAGTTGGGAAAAGGCACCCCCTTCGTCCAAGCAGTGGCAGCCACAGAGACACCGGGTGCGAGCAGAGAGGGTTCTGGATTTCACCAGCCTCCTTGGCTCCCACACCCTCGTGTAGGCCACCAGCAAAAATCCTGGGGTCCTGGTGGAGGCAGGCAGATCCCCTCCGGAGAAGAGGAAACCCGGACTCAGAGAGGGCAAGCCACTTGCCCAAAGCCCACCTTCAATTATGGGAGGAGCCAGGGAGCAGGTGAAATtctcctgaccctccccccagcccagggccccttCTTCACAGCCCGGCCTGAGTAGGGTTTATCACACCCCAGGAAAGACAGGATGGTGAGGAGGTCAGAGTGGGAGTCCCGAGTCCCCCCCAAGGCTGGACGAATGACCTGGGAATgacccctcccctccttcaggGTCCCCTGCTGGCCGCGACCCTCAGAGGTCGCCCCTCCCTCCCGTCCCCTCTGTACTCACCGATCCAGTGGCGAAGTCCCTGCCCAAGCGATCCAGCCGCTGCTTGGGGCTCTCCCCGCAAGTGCCCAGCAGGGTGACAGAGATGTTGTCCAGGGTCCCCGCCATCAGGTAGGGACCGGTCGTCACACACACGCTGTACACGGccatggtgggagggagggagggagggatgtccCCGGCAACGATGACTCCGGCAAGCAGCGCCTCGGAGGAGGGGAGCGGCGGGCGGGGCTGAGCTGAGCTGTTGCGCTGCAGGGCCGCGGagtctgggggcaggggcaggtgcaCCCGGAAGGAAAGGCCCAGGGTTCTCTCCGTGGGGTGCTCTCGGGCTCGCTCTCCTCCCCGGAGCTCCCGGTCTCCGTCCTTGCTCACCGCgggctctctctcctccccttatACTTGTTTGCTGACCTCTGGCACAGCCGGTCTCTCTGGCTGGCAGGACCGGGCTCACCCAGATGGATATCAAGAGCCAGAGTCCCACTGGGAAGGGAGGGACCAGACGCCAACAGGGAGACGAGGAGCAGGTGACACCTGTGTGGTTGGGACACTGTCCCGCCGACTGATACCCTGGGGCCCCGGCCCGCCCACTCCCCAACTTGCCCCGAgaccctctcctcctctctcagccGGGACTGGGCCCAGGGCAGCCGCATTGCCTACTTGTGAATCATCCACGTGAATCACTGTGCACAGATGAGCCGTACCCGGCATCAACCACACATGACTGTCGACTCACGCAGGTGAGTCGCCCCGAGTGCCCACCGCACCGGAGTCAGCCGAGCACAACTTTCCTGTCGCTTCCCCTGCGCGCCGCGGTCCCTACGCCCGGCCCTCTGGGTCCCCGGTTCGCCGCACGTCCGATCTCGGTCCCTCCCTTGGAATGGGGCGGATCGGGGGGCCAAAGCGGACTCCGGGCTCGCGGCGTCGGGAGGTCCCCTGTGGCATCCGTTCCGCTCCGGGCCCGCCCGGGGCAGTCAGGGCGGCGGCATCTGGGTCACCCCGCCTGCTGGGAGAGCGATCCGCCTGGGAGGCCCGCGGCCGGCAGCGGCCCCGCGCGGCCAGAGCCGGTACTGCAGCGGCCCCGCCTCCGCGGCCCTTCCCCCGCAGCGGCCAGACACCGGCCGGTGCTGTGCCAGACGAAGGACGGAAAAGCGCTGGCAGCAGCCGCGGGGCCCCTTCTGCTCCCTCCCGGTGGGCGCCAGAGCCGCTGCGCACGTGCGTGCAACTACCTACCGCCCCTGGGAGCCTGGACTTCCGTAGACACACAGCTCTTATGAGTAGCAGAGCAGCTCTCCGGGAAGAGCCcggatagctcagtcggtagagcatcagACTTTTAATCTGAGGGTCCAGGGTTCAAGTCCCTGTTCGGGCGTctcgctttttttttcttttccttcccccctACGAACCTACAGCTCTTTTTGAATACGACTCATCTCTgtattcctttaaaagaaaaccaaggaaaaaaaagggcAACGAAAATGCTGTGAcatgactttaaaaatgaaatgatagtaACCCCGTCGGGATTTTACTTTTCAGAAAGTGGAACGAACGATAGACAGACAGTGGAGGGAAAGCAGACATGTTTTATGTGAATTTAAGTTTTCCGGTCAGCCACATTGGAAAGTAAAAAGAACCAGgcgaaattaattttaacaacacattttatttaacccaatgaaatcttatcattttaaCACGTACTCGATATTTTAAAATTGCTAAtgaaattttaacaatgttcttttCAGTACGTACTATGTCTTGTAACTACGgtgtgtattttttccttcacagCACGTCTCCATTCACAGGTCAGGTGCTCCAAGGCGGGGGTCCACCGCCTCCAGCAGGTATTTGTGTTTCCGTTTTCTGTGAATGGCAGACACgcaaaatgagaaaatcagtAATATGTACCCTCTCAAAGAAGACCCATCATGAGTGGGTTCCATGGTGTAATGGTTAGCACTCTGGACTCTGAATCCAGCGATCCGAGTTCAAATCTCGGTGGAACCTTAGGTTTTGTACCACCGGAGTGCTGTTATATTTATGAGCTTGGGGCAGGGGCGTCATTCGTCACCTGAGAGGGTCTGAAAAGCCAGCGAGGATGctgtcctttgtttttaaaaacagaccagGTAGTTGGAGCCTCCAGCACACCATCAGAACATACAGCCGTCGCTTAAATGTATAGCAAGTTGCGCTAGTCTTGGGAGCCACTGGTATTTGAGGACACGTTTGGGCACAGATCAGCTATGAGGAACTTGAGGTTGCTTCCGCAGGTCCCATCAGGTCTTGGCTGACACAACCCGAGGCTGTCTGGAACACCAGAGAGTGGAAGGCGGTGGTGGCTTGGCTGCAAGGAGTCCTCGTAAAAACAAGGGGGGCGTCCcaccggggcggcggggggcggtcAGGACTTCTACATGGGGGTACACAGGCCACCAGAAAAACTCCATCTTGGCAGcggtgggattcgaacccacgccTCCGAAGAGACTGGAGCCTAAATCCAGCGCCTTAGACCGCTCGGCCACGCTACCTGCGTGGAAGACAGTCCTCCCTGTAGTCCTCCTAAGAGACTAGAAGGAGACCCCGGGCTCGGGATGGTTGCACTAGATCGGCCGGCCGGCCCTCTTGGGAGATCGCGGACCGAGAAGCAGTGGACGGCGAAACGGCCCGGCCGGAGGAAACAAGAGACACACCGATGTTTTACAACGACACAAGTTTATTTTCCTGGATGGGGCCGCATCTGGGAGTGGGGCGCGCCTGGGCCGGGAGCATCCCCCAAGCGGGCAGCCGCAGCTCTGTGCTCGCTCACATTCGGTTGCTCTCTGTCCCCGTTTCTTCCACCCGTGCGCGTCCGCACTCCCACCTGGCTCACGTGCTTTTGTCCCGCTACTTCTCCCAGGCAGGCCTGCGAGGTCGCAACCGGGCGCTCCTGGCATGCCCCGCCCAAAGCCCTcacacccctctccctccccgccccccccccccccccccccccccatgctagTACCCGTAAGCCGTCAGACGCCGCCGCCCGCCAGGTGGCTCTGTGGCGCAATGGATAGCGCATTGGACTTCTAGTGACGAAAGAGCGATTCAAAGgttgtgggttcgaatcccaccaGAGTCgatttttatttcaggttttgttttttttttttttcccccccctcccctctctctccgactttttcttaaaggctcccatccccttctccccctACCCTATTTCAGTGTTTTCCACCTGGTTTCAAGCTCCAACCTCAGTCTCCGCTCTGCTCTCTTCTTTACTTACCTGTCTGCCCCGGGGCTTGGGCCATGGAGAGCaagactggggggaggggcgggaaacagaaggaaagggagacagaagtggGCGTGGACGCCGAGATAAAGGCAGGCCCCTGGCTCGGGGACACACGGGGATTGAATAACCACTTTATTCCATGCACTAAGGACTCGGGAAGGGGCTGGGTCTGGGCCGGGGGCAGAGAGGGTACAATCCTAGTCGCAAAGGGGGCAGGGAAAAGGGACAGAAACCggggaaatatatatttatatagatactcTAATATAGACCACATCTCACCCGCGCGCTGCGCCCGCGCGCCCCGCCGCCCTCCCCAACACCTGCTCGCCCCGACGCCCGGGTCCCTCTGCTGCCCTCGGGCTGGAGTCTCTacctcacccccagcccccacccccaccccccgcaaagcTCAGGGCCAAGGTCTCCAGAaggcgggcggcgggggcggcggggcctTGGGCGCCCCGTCTTGTCtgtgcggcggcggcggcggcggcagcagtcCGGTGAGGGGCGCCGGCGCGCCGGGATCCCCGGCGCGGGGGGAGCAGGGGGACGGGGACCAGGCGCAGCGCGGGCTAAGGGGGCCCTGGTGCACTGGGGGGCGCTGGTGCAGCGCGGGGCCGGGCACCGGGGCGGCGGGGTCCAGCGGTGGGCGCGGCGCCTGGGGCCTCGGATCTACCGGCTCCAGTCGGGGCGGCTTGGGGCGCAGGTAGACGTGCAGCGCGGAGAAGAGCTGGGCGCGGGCGGCCGGGCTGGCGTCGTGCGCGAAGGCCGCCAGACGGAGCAGGCACTCGCGGAAGCCGGACAGGTAGCAGCTGGCGAGCGCCTCGGCGTCCTGGGCTGGGGACCGGGGAACCCCTGGAGCCGCGGCCGGCGGGAGGACGGGCGGGCAGGGCAGGGACCCAGCCAGGGcgagggaaggggcggggcgcAGAGATAACCGAAGCCCGACAGacgcacagagacagagacccagaaggacggacagagggagaaaatgagggagacacagagacagacacgcGCGGGTGTTATTAACCTCGCCTCGGAGCAGAGCCTACCACTCCCCAAGCCCACCGTCCATCGCAGGGTCCGCCCCAGCTACCCCGGCCCCGGGCCTCCGTGAatcccccctcccgccctccgctgccccacccccccgcgcTGTACCCGGGGGCTCCACCCGGCTTCGCTCCCTCAAGTAGCCCACGGCGAACTCCAGTATCTCTGCTTTCTCCAGCTTCGGGTTGCGGAGGTTCTACAGACGGGAGGGGGAGGGCGCAAAGAcagaaaggggtggggagagagggggaagtggcagggggaagaagggagggggggaaTGCGGGAGCTGGGGGTGCCCCCGATCGCGTTTGCGCGCTGCTCACGGAGCGCGCGACCGACCGAATGCGGAGTGGAGATGACGAGGAACGGCCCTGGGAAACCTCGAACCTGGAGCGTCCAACCCGAGGGGGTGAAGCCCACCCAGAGTTGAGGAGCGGATTGTAAACAGCAAACCCCAGGGACTGAAATTAACCACCCTGCAGGCTGTTGGAGCGGGTGCGGGAAAAGAGGAGGGAGCATTTACAGACCCCAGAGGTGGAAGACTGACCCACCCTGGGAGTGAAATTTACAGAGCCGGGTGTGAAACTTACAGACCCCAGGGGTGGCCATGAAGAGCACGTCCTGAGAGCGAGAGGGGGTCTGGGATGGGACTCCAAAGGCGGGGCTCGGGTCGGGATGCCTTGGGGCCAGGGTTGCCAGTGCAGCACGTGTCCCCACCCCAGTAGGAAGCCCTGGGACGCGAAGACCGGATGCCTGGGGGTCTGGGGACGGCGGAAGGACTGACCTGGTCCCGGGTCTGCTCCAACAGCAGGAGCCTCAGTTCTTCCAGGCTGCGGTTGATGCGGTCCCGGCGCCGCTTCTCCACAAGCGGCTTCAGCATCTGCGACCGGCAGGAAAGGGAGAGCTGGCCGACCGGACCG
This window contains:
- the LOC125918333 gene encoding transcription factor HES-7, with product MVTRDRAENRDGPKMLKPLVEKRRRDRINRSLEELRLLLLEQTRDQNLRNPKLEKAEILEFAVGYLRERSRVEPPAAAAPGVPRSPAQDAEALASCYLSGFRECLLRLAAFAHDASPAARAQLFSALHVYLRPKPPRLEPVDPRPQAPRPPLDPAAPVPGPALHQRPPVHQGPLSPRCAWSPSPCSPRAGDPGAPAPLTGLLPPPPPPHRQDGAPKAPPPPPPAFWRPWP